A single genomic interval of Staphylococcus hyicus harbors:
- a CDS encoding L-lactate permease codes for MLVHSYDPFQNLAISALIASIPIVLFLLCLTLFKMKGIYAAMTTLGVTIVITLFIFKLPVGIVTGGITEGFYQGILPIGFIVMMAVWLYKLTTATGQFSIIQDSITAISEDQRLQLLLIGFAFNAFLEGVAGFGVPIAICAVLLIQLGFKPLQAAMLCLVANGAAGAYGAIGIPVGVVDTLNLPGGITALSVSQALNLSLPLLSLVTPFLLVFIIDGFKGVKETLPAILVMVIPFVLLQIIFNQFLGPELVDIIPPLAAMGALALFSKKVQPKNIFRLSQGDIVETKRHSFKAIAYAWSPFYILTILVLIWSSKFFKGLFLEGGALAFLNMQFPIPGTMNDVTHKPIMLTFNLIAQTGMALLIAGIITILLSKTVNFKQAFSLLGEAFKELWLPILTICFILAIAKLTTYGGLTSAMGQAIAKTGTIFPFLSPILGWIGVFMTGSVVNNNVLFAPIQASVAPQVGTSGALLVGANTAGGAIAKLISPQSIAIATAAVKEVGQESVLLKMTLKYSVGLLVFFCIWTLILSYFLS; via the coding sequence ATGTTAGTTCACAGTTACGATCCATTCCAAAATCTTGCAATATCTGCATTAATTGCAAGTATCCCTATCGTATTATTTTTACTCTGTTTAACATTGTTTAAAATGAAAGGGATTTATGCGGCAATGACGACGTTAGGCGTTACAATTGTCATAACTTTATTTATTTTCAAACTTCCAGTAGGTATCGTAACAGGCGGTATAACTGAAGGGTTTTATCAAGGTATTTTACCAATTGGTTTCATCGTCATGATGGCGGTATGGTTATACAAATTAACGACTGCAACAGGTCAATTTTCTATTATTCAAGATAGTATTACGGCAATTTCTGAAGACCAACGTCTCCAATTGTTATTAATTGGTTTTGCGTTTAATGCCTTTTTAGAAGGTGTTGCAGGTTTTGGTGTACCGATTGCCATTTGTGCCGTGTTATTAATACAACTTGGGTTTAAACCGTTACAAGCAGCGATGCTGTGTTTAGTAGCTAATGGTGCAGCAGGTGCGTATGGTGCGATTGGTATCCCAGTAGGCGTTGTGGATACATTAAACTTACCTGGTGGCATTACAGCATTAAGTGTATCTCAAGCTTTAAACCTAAGCTTACCATTATTAAGTTTAGTTACACCGTTTTTATTAGTATTTATTATTGATGGATTTAAAGGCGTTAAAGAAACATTACCAGCGATTTTAGTAATGGTTATTCCTTTCGTACTTTTACAAATTATCTTCAACCAATTTTTAGGACCAGAACTTGTAGATATTATCCCACCACTTGCAGCGATGGGTGCATTGGCATTATTCTCTAAAAAAGTACAACCAAAAAATATTTTCAGATTGAGTCAAGGAGATATTGTAGAGACAAAGCGTCATTCATTTAAAGCGATTGCCTACGCTTGGAGTCCATTTTATATCTTAACAATTCTAGTATTAATCTGGAGTTCTAAATTCTTTAAAGGGTTATTTTTAGAAGGTGGCGCATTAGCATTTTTAAATATGCAATTCCCAATTCCGGGTACGATGAACGATGTGACACACAAACCGATTATGCTCACGTTCAATTTAATTGCTCAAACAGGTATGGCATTATTAATCGCAGGTATTATTACAATTTTATTATCGAAAACAGTTAACTTTAAGCAAGCTTTTAGTTTGCTAGGAGAAGCATTTAAAGAATTATGGTTACCAATTTTAACGATTTGCTTTATTTTAGCAATTGCTAAGCTTACAACATATGGTGGTTTAACAAGTGCGATGGGTCAAGCCATTGCTAAGACGGGAACGATTTTCCCATTCCTATCGCCAATTCTCGGTTGGATTGGTGTGTTTATGACAGGTTCGGTTGTTAACAACAACGTATTGTTTGCACCAATTCAAGCATCCGTAGCACCACAAGTAGGTACGAGTGGCGCATTACTCGTTGGCGCTAATACAGCAGGGGGTGCAATTGCGAAGTTAATTTCACCACAATCTATTGCAATTGCAACAGCAGCAGTAAAAGAAGTAGGTCAAGAATCAGTATTATTAAAAATGACATTAAAATATAGTGTGGGTCTACTTGTCTTCTTCTGTATTTGGACACTCATCTTATCTTACTTCTTGAGCTAA
- a CDS encoding copper resistance CopC/CopD family protein, which yields MKHIQMYIKGVLFVFMLVFGIGGQFNVASAHASLEHAEPSEKAVVSSSPKEIKLEMSEPVNTTYTHLTLYNDRGKEIKAIQPNEKNFSKVITFFTEELQEGTYLVEWETVAQDGHDMKGHYLFSVGHETASSVEPTSSLLTDTIFWWGAMRFVLQSLLLVLVGFHAVNRLMERQELPTYSIKSRAMTWILFMVALVTGILYLMTLPQQVINEILTLNFGTWKQFPFIISIVALMTLIILYALRNMEKIWYDLMPILIIIAMAISGHVWAQTYPIYSILIRSLHLFAIALWLGSLVYLVFYIFTRHRHSYVLILKDILFKLNVTAVTTIMLTGLLMTLDLTSLPRLLSHFSTYSGLWYTKLIVTFVMMALGGFQTFKVMKNKKSIHGPLLYIELGLGILLILVGVVMSQIEIL from the coding sequence ATGAAGCATATTCAAATGTACATAAAAGGGGTGCTTTTTGTGTTTATGCTCGTTTTTGGGATAGGAGGGCAATTCAATGTCGCGTCCGCGCATGCATCACTTGAACATGCAGAGCCGTCAGAAAAAGCCGTCGTCTCTTCTTCACCAAAAGAAATCAAACTTGAAATGAGCGAACCGGTCAATACGACCTATACACATCTAACGCTGTACAATGATCGAGGAAAAGAAATCAAAGCGATTCAACCCAATGAAAAAAACTTTTCCAAGGTGATTACGTTTTTTACAGAGGAATTACAAGAGGGGACTTATCTTGTGGAGTGGGAAACGGTGGCTCAAGATGGGCATGATATGAAAGGACACTACCTCTTTTCAGTGGGGCATGAGACGGCCTCTTCAGTTGAGCCGACCTCTTCGCTTTTAACGGATACAATATTTTGGTGGGGCGCCATGCGTTTTGTTTTGCAAAGTCTCTTACTCGTACTTGTGGGATTCCATGCTGTGAATCGGCTCATGGAAAGACAAGAATTACCAACTTATTCCATCAAATCTCGTGCGATGACGTGGATTTTATTTATGGTGGCCTTAGTCACAGGAATTTTGTATTTAATGACGTTACCGCAACAAGTGATTAATGAGATTCTGACGCTTAATTTTGGCACGTGGAAACAATTTCCATTTATTATTTCAATCGTTGCGCTTATGACACTCATCATTTTATACGCTTTAAGGAATATGGAAAAAATTTGGTATGATTTGATGCCGATTTTAATCATCATAGCGATGGCGATTTCTGGACATGTTTGGGCGCAAACGTATCCGATATATTCCATTCTTATTCGCTCATTGCACCTATTTGCAATAGCGTTATGGTTAGGGAGTTTAGTCTATTTAGTATTTTACATATTTACACGACATCGTCATTCATATGTACTAATTTTGAAAGATATTTTATTTAAACTCAACGTGACTGCAGTGACAACGATTATGTTAACAGGTTTACTTATGACGTTAGATTTAACGTCTTTACCACGTTTATTAAGCCATTTCTCGACGTATAGTGGTTTATGGTACACAAAACTTATCGTGACTTTTGTGATGATGGCACTTGGAGGCTTCCAAACGTTTAAAGTCATGAAAAATAAAAAATCCATACATGGGCCATTACTCTATATTGAACTCGGATTAGGAATACTTTTAATTCTTGTCGGCGTTGTGATGAGTCAAATTGAGATTTTATAA
- a CDS encoding GNAT family N-acetyltransferase: MPEDYCALRKICGLSEKSLEAAEIGLQHAWHTVTLYDDTQLIGMGRVIGDGATAFQIIDIAVHPHYQGHGYAKQIMQDIMHYIDNIKLPGTYVSLIADHPAEHLYAQFGFRLTEPLSRGMSYHYKYHS; this comes from the coding sequence ATGCCAGAAGATTATTGCGCTTTACGTAAAATATGCGGCCTTAGTGAAAAAAGTCTTGAGGCAGCGGAAATTGGTCTACAACACGCTTGGCATACGGTCACCCTTTATGACGACACTCAACTCATCGGAATGGGACGTGTTATTGGAGATGGTGCCACAGCTTTTCAAATTATCGATATTGCGGTGCATCCCCATTATCAAGGTCACGGTTATGCCAAACAAATTATGCAAGATATTATGCATTATATCGACAACATTAAGCTTCCCGGCACCTATGTTAGCCTCATCGCAGATCATCCAGCAGAACATTTATACGCACAATTTGGCTTTCGCTTGACTGAACCTCTCTCAAGAGGAATGTCTTATCATTATAAATACCATTCTTAA
- a CDS encoding NAD(P)/FAD-dependent oxidoreductase has translation MKDVTIIGGGPAGLYASFYAGLRGMDVQIIDAQEKLGGKMRLYPEKIIWDIGGVAPKTCEAITQDIIEQGLHFNPEVILKTKVTDIRKMADHHFEVVTESGKVYTSKSVIIAIGAGIIKPQRLEIEHAHRFELTNLHYVVPRYEHFRGKNVLISGGGNTALDWAEALAPIAQSVTLVYRRNDVSGHEATMQNLQSLNVKCYSNMMITDLESPSNASHLIETVTLTHLFTEEKIKVQADEVIISHGFDRQLELLNEASLKINMFDHTYIQGQGNSKTNIDGVFACGDILQHPAKIHLITSAFSDAGHAANSAKNYISPQDPKEGYVSSHNPVFKQANKAFLPK, from the coding sequence ATGAAAGATGTCACAATTATTGGGGGCGGCCCTGCCGGACTTTATGCTAGTTTTTATGCTGGATTACGTGGAATGGACGTTCAAATCATTGACGCTCAAGAGAAACTAGGTGGAAAAATGCGCTTATACCCCGAAAAAATAATTTGGGATATTGGGGGTGTGGCACCTAAAACATGTGAAGCCATTACACAAGATATTATTGAACAAGGGCTACATTTCAATCCTGAAGTTATTTTAAAAACAAAAGTCACTGATATAAGAAAAATGGCCGATCATCATTTTGAAGTCGTCACTGAATCTGGGAAAGTTTATACTTCAAAATCTGTCATCATTGCGATTGGTGCTGGGATTATTAAGCCCCAGCGCCTTGAAATTGAACATGCCCATCGATTTGAACTCACGAATTTACACTATGTGGTGCCGCGATATGAGCATTTCAGAGGCAAAAACGTCTTGATTTCTGGAGGAGGCAATACAGCGCTTGATTGGGCAGAAGCACTCGCACCTATCGCACAATCTGTCACATTGGTCTATCGGCGAAACGATGTATCCGGTCATGAAGCAACAATGCAAAATTTGCAATCATTAAATGTGAAATGCTATTCGAATATGATGATTACAGACTTAGAAAGCCCATCAAACGCGTCCCATTTGATTGAGACTGTTACGTTAACGCACTTGTTCACAGAAGAAAAAATAAAAGTACAAGCTGACGAAGTGATTATTAGCCATGGTTTTGATCGCCAACTCGAGTTATTGAACGAGGCTTCACTCAAAATCAATATGTTCGACCACACTTATATTCAAGGGCAAGGGAACTCTAAAACCAATATTGACGGTGTCTTTGCATGTGGCGATATTTTACAACACCCAGCAAAAATACATCTCATCACAAGTGCCTTTAGTGATGCCGGTCATGCAGCGAATAGCGCTAAAAATTATATTAGCCCACAAGACCCAAAAGAAGGTTATGTGTCTAGCCATAACCCTGTTTTCAAACAGGCCAACAAAGCATTTTTACCTAAATAA
- a CDS encoding DUF2871 domain-containing protein — protein sequence MKRILYTFMFYTTLGLLSGFAYREITVHYNFTGETQMSVMHTHLLTLGMFMFLMLIPIEKLFKISSYYLFNWFFIIYNIGVLVTVGMQFTKGFMQVSRQTISPSLAGFAGIGHVTITAGFILLFFLLRQAILTEPRDGEPLVKRKKKKK from the coding sequence ATGAAACGTATTTTGTACACATTCATGTTTTATACGACACTCGGCTTACTGAGCGGTTTTGCGTATCGTGAAATTACAGTTCATTATAATTTTACGGGTGAAACACAGATGAGTGTTATGCATACCCATCTACTCACATTAGGGATGTTTATGTTTTTAATGTTAATCCCTATCGAAAAACTCTTTAAAATCAGTAGTTACTATCTGTTTAATTGGTTTTTCATCATTTATAATATCGGGGTACTTGTGACGGTAGGCATGCAGTTTACAAAAGGATTTATGCAAGTTTCACGCCAAACCATATCACCAAGCCTTGCTGGTTTTGCAGGCATCGGACATGTCACAATTACAGCAGGATTTATTTTGTTGTTCTTTTTATTAAGACAAGCGATTCTAACAGAACCTCGTGACGGCGAACCTCTCGTAAAACGAAAAAAGAAGAAAAAATAA
- a CDS encoding GNAT family N-acetyltransferase: MKFSIRKVQTSDVALLRKVSIETFKEAYASDYDKALFDQYFEEAMSLDTLSNELHNSQSHFYFALCDDEIAGYFKLNIGSAQTEPFNSDYAELQRIYLYNAYQGLKLGQFVFDYVTQLAKNLNKRYLWLGVWSENDTAIAFYQKQGLKKIGEHVFKMGDHVDIDWTMELEL; this comes from the coding sequence ATGAAATTTAGTATTCGTAAAGTGCAAACGTCTGATGTGGCATTACTTAGGAAAGTGAGTATTGAGACATTTAAAGAAGCATATGCATCAGATTATGATAAAGCGTTATTTGACCAATATTTTGAAGAGGCAATGTCACTTGATACACTATCAAATGAATTACATAATTCACAATCCCATTTTTATTTTGCACTTTGTGATGATGAAATCGCCGGTTATTTCAAATTGAACATTGGTTCTGCTCAAACGGAACCATTTAATTCAGATTATGCTGAACTCCAACGTATTTATTTATACAATGCATATCAAGGGTTAAAGCTCGGTCAATTTGTCTTTGATTACGTTACACAACTTGCTAAAAATTTAAATAAGCGCTATTTATGGTTAGGGGTTTGGTCAGAGAATGATACAGCAATCGCGTTCTATCAAAAACAAGGGTTGAAAAAAATAGGAGAGCATGTGTTTAAAATGGGGGATCATGTGGATATCGATTGGACAATGGAACTTGAATTATAA
- the glcP gene encoding glucose transporter GlcP: MNINKKFIFFIGALGGLLYGYDMGVISGALLYLQNDIPLTPKLQGIVVSSMLFGAIFGSGFSGPLSEKLGRRRLVFIISIIFIVGTLVLALAPTVEIVVLGRFIIGLAVGGSTAIVPVYLSELAPTDARGSLSSLNQLMITIGILSSFLVNYALAPFEAWRWMLGLAVVPSLILMIGVIFMPESPRWLLEKRGEKAARDVMKLTYPEHEIDLEIANMKKINAISESTWDVLKSPWLRTTIIIGSVFALLQQLIGINAIIHYAPTIFHKAGLGDSASILSTVGIGVVNVLVTIVAILIIDKIDRKKLLMIGNLGMVFSLLAMSLLIWALGVNASVWIIIICLALFIVFFGISWGPVLWVMLPELFPMRARGAATGIAALVLSIGSLLVAYFFPIISDILKVEQVFFIFAIMGVIAFFFVMIFLPETRGRSLEQIEADLRGRSVKEKH, from the coding sequence ATGAATATCAATAAAAAGTTTATTTTCTTTATTGGTGCTTTAGGCGGATTACTGTATGGATATGATATGGGCGTCATCTCTGGTGCATTATTGTATTTACAAAATGATATCCCCCTTACCCCAAAACTACAAGGGATTGTCGTATCTTCAATGTTATTTGGTGCCATTTTTGGTTCAGGGTTTAGCGGACCATTATCTGAAAAGTTAGGCCGTCGTCGTCTTGTTTTTATAATTTCCATCATTTTTATCGTCGGCACACTTGTGTTAGCGTTAGCACCAACCGTTGAAATCGTCGTATTAGGACGTTTCATTATCGGACTTGCTGTCGGTGGTTCTACAGCAATCGTACCTGTATACTTATCTGAGCTTGCACCAACTGATGCTCGTGGTTCATTAAGTTCATTAAACCAATTAATGATTACTATCGGTATACTTTCATCATTCCTTGTTAATTATGCTTTAGCACCTTTTGAGGCATGGCGTTGGATGCTAGGATTAGCAGTTGTACCATCACTTATTTTAATGATTGGTGTGATCTTCATGCCTGAAAGCCCACGTTGGCTATTAGAAAAACGTGGAGAAAAAGCAGCGCGTGATGTCATGAAATTAACATATCCTGAACACGAAATAGATTTAGAAATTGCGAATATGAAAAAGATTAATGCAATCTCTGAAAGTACTTGGGACGTTTTAAAGTCACCTTGGTTACGTACAACAATTATTATTGGCTCCGTTTTCGCGTTATTACAGCAATTAATTGGAATTAACGCAATTATTCACTACGCACCAACGATATTTCATAAAGCAGGACTTGGAGATTCCGCATCTATTTTAAGCACTGTCGGCATCGGTGTGGTGAATGTATTAGTCACGATTGTCGCTATTTTAATCATTGACAAAATTGATCGTAAAAAGCTACTGATGATTGGTAACTTAGGAATGGTCTTTTCACTACTTGCAATGAGCTTATTAATTTGGGCATTAGGCGTTAATGCATCTGTATGGATCATTATTATCTGTTTAGCCTTATTCATTGTATTCTTCGGTATATCTTGGGGACCTGTCTTATGGGTAATGTTGCCTGAGTTATTCCCAATGCGTGCGCGTGGTGCTGCAACAGGAATTGCCGCACTTGTTTTATCAATTGGTAGTTTACTCGTAGCCTACTTTTTCCCTATCATTAGTGATATTTTAAAAGTAGAACAGGTGTTTTTTATCTTTGCAATTATGGGTGTCATTGCTTTCTTCTTTGTGATGATATTCCTACCAGAAACGCGTGGACGTAGTTTAGAACAAATCGAGGCTGATTTGCGCGGACGTTCTGTTAAAGAAAAGCATTAA
- a CDS encoding glycosyltransferase family 4 protein encodes MKSITFLMHNIYAVGGTVKTITNLANQLVRQGHQVTIISIFRNKTDPYFPLDSRVRVQSLVDYQFKLRNSVPLIANRIRKFTPFLKPKRLTHHEPGIKQYSSYIEKKMIRAIQNNNSDILVGTRASHNILIAQYANKNQKTIGMEHMNLDAHHEALREEIIKQYPKLDAVTTLTEKDRQRYQANIDTSIYVVSNMLDEKRLQLMKENKIIAAGRFEYEKGFDLLIEAVYHIQDDLRDYGFTIDIYGDGKEKEALSQHISYARLQDLIFLKPTTNQLSSFIAMSKITVVPSRNEGFGMTILEAMNQGSIVISFDGNTGPESLITHGQNGFLVPAKDTRRLAHQILEVIEKGHARQTQPIIHSAYQTVMHYTPERIYLQFKQVIDELMS; translated from the coding sequence ATGAAGTCTATCACATTTCTAATGCACAATATCTATGCGGTAGGTGGTACGGTTAAAACAATTACGAACTTAGCAAACCAATTGGTACGGCAAGGACATCAAGTTACAATTATATCCATATTTCGTAATAAGACCGATCCTTACTTTCCTCTCGACTCACGCGTGCGTGTGCAATCACTGGTTGACTACCAATTCAAGCTGCGCAATAGTGTGCCTTTAATCGCAAACCGCATACGTAAATTCACCCCGTTTCTAAAACCTAAGCGATTGACCCACCATGAGCCAGGCATCAAGCAATATTCGAGTTATATCGAAAAGAAAATGATTCGTGCGATTCAAAATAATAATAGCGATATTTTAGTAGGGACACGTGCGAGTCACAATATCTTAATCGCACAATATGCGAACAAGAACCAAAAAACCATTGGTATGGAACACATGAATTTAGATGCACACCATGAAGCTTTACGCGAAGAAATAATTAAACAATATCCAAAGTTAGATGCGGTAACTACGCTCACAGAAAAAGATCGGCAACGTTATCAGGCTAATATTGATACCTCAATTTATGTCGTATCGAATATGCTTGATGAGAAGAGATTACAATTGATGAAGGAAAATAAAATTATAGCGGCTGGTCGGTTTGAATATGAAAAAGGGTTTGATTTATTAATTGAAGCTGTCTACCACATTCAAGACGATTTAAGAGATTATGGCTTTACCATAGATATTTATGGTGATGGTAAAGAAAAAGAAGCCCTATCTCAACATATTAGTTACGCACGCTTACAAGATTTAATCTTCTTAAAACCTACGACGAATCAACTTAGTTCTTTTATTGCGATGAGCAAGATTACTGTGGTACCTTCTCGTAATGAAGGATTTGGTATGACCATACTTGAAGCAATGAATCAAGGAAGCATTGTTATTAGTTTTGATGGAAATACAGGCCCTGAGTCGTTAATTACACACGGTCAAAATGGGTTTCTGGTACCTGCAAAGGATACACGTCGTCTAGCCCATCAAATTTTGGAAGTCATTGAAAAGGGACATGCTCGACAAACACAACCAATCATTCATTCTGCTTATCAGACCGTTATGCACTACACGCCTGAACGTATTTATTTACAATTCAAGCAAGTCATTGATGAATTAATGTCATAA
- a CDS encoding acrylyl-CoA reductase family protein — MTHSFKAYVLDENKGNVTGQFKTLTLEELPEGDVTVKVHYSSLNYKDMLATQDNNKIIRQYPMIPGIDLAGEVIESKHPTFKVGDAVIATGYELGVSHAGGFSEIARVNGDWLVPLPKGLTLEEAMIIGTAGFTAAISIQLLEDNKITSDGGPVCVRGATGGVGSMATMMLHALKYKVTTSTGQLDKAQWLKALGASDVIDRLDTLTVKPLQKGKWQAIIDPIGGDTVGECLKHIQPHGAVALSGNVSGMTFNSTVFPFILRGVKLLGVDSVQFPMRRRLLLWRRLATDLKPHQLHEIKTVVPFESIESHIKALKDNHIHGRIVIKMIK; from the coding sequence ATGACACATTCATTTAAAGCTTATGTATTGGATGAAAATAAGGGTAATGTTACTGGACAATTTAAGACCTTAACATTAGAAGAATTACCTGAAGGCGACGTAACTGTGAAAGTACATTACTCAAGTTTAAATTATAAAGACATGCTTGCAACACAAGATAATAACAAAATCATTCGACAATATCCGATGATTCCTGGTATCGATTTGGCTGGTGAGGTCATTGAATCTAAGCATCCAACATTTAAAGTAGGCGATGCTGTAATTGCAACGGGTTATGAATTAGGCGTATCACATGCAGGTGGGTTCAGTGAAATCGCACGTGTTAATGGGGATTGGCTTGTGCCCCTTCCTAAAGGATTAACACTAGAAGAGGCAATGATTATCGGGACTGCAGGCTTTACTGCTGCAATATCAATTCAATTATTAGAAGATAATAAAATTACATCTGACGGTGGTCCTGTTTGTGTCCGTGGTGCAACGGGAGGCGTGGGCTCTATGGCGACAATGATGTTACACGCTTTAAAATACAAAGTAACTACAAGTACAGGTCAATTAGATAAAGCGCAGTGGTTAAAAGCATTAGGTGCAAGCGATGTGATAGACCGTTTAGATACTTTAACTGTTAAACCGTTGCAAAAAGGAAAATGGCAAGCGATTATTGATCCTATTGGTGGCGATACTGTTGGTGAATGTTTAAAACACATTCAACCACATGGTGCTGTCGCATTGAGCGGTAATGTGAGTGGGATGACATTTAACAGTACCGTCTTTCCATTTATATTACGTGGTGTAAAATTGTTGGGGGTGGATTCAGTTCAGTTCCCTATGCGTCGCCGACTTTTGTTGTGGCGCCGTTTAGCAACAGATTTAAAACCACATCAGTTACATGAAATAAAAACAGTCGTCCCTTTTGAATCTATTGAGAGCCATATCAAAGCCTTAAAAGATAACCATATTCATGGGAGAATTGTTATTAAAATGATTAAATAA
- a CDS encoding YcnI family protein, whose amino-acid sequence MIGSTIFASILLGTFSQAEAHVTLNPNQSEPGSYDEYNVRVPVERSVPTTKLELEVPDGLSLSGVEPVPGFKHSFKKDKEDNIKKVTWEATGKGIGEHEYVDFPIVVANPEKEGKFKWKAIQTYKDGKQVKWVEDNPDSEHPAPVTEVKKGSGHSHHHDEETKAQSQAVSPALWIVSILALILSLVALFKRYLPRNKDK is encoded by the coding sequence ATGATAGGTAGTACTATTTTTGCGAGTATTTTATTAGGGACATTTTCTCAAGCGGAAGCGCATGTGACGTTAAATCCAAACCAAAGTGAACCGGGATCATATGATGAATATAACGTGCGTGTTCCAGTTGAACGCTCAGTGCCAACGACGAAACTTGAACTAGAAGTTCCAGATGGGCTTTCTTTATCAGGGGTAGAGCCTGTGCCAGGATTTAAACACTCTTTTAAAAAGGACAAAGAAGACAATATTAAAAAAGTGACATGGGAAGCGACTGGAAAAGGAATTGGAGAGCATGAATATGTCGATTTTCCTATCGTTGTGGCTAATCCCGAAAAAGAAGGCAAGTTTAAATGGAAAGCCATTCAAACTTACAAAGATGGTAAACAAGTAAAATGGGTTGAAGATAATCCAGATAGTGAGCATCCAGCTCCCGTAACGGAAGTAAAAAAAGGAAGCGGGCATTCACATCATCATGATGAAGAAACGAAAGCACAGTCACAAGCTGTTAGTCCAGCACTGTGGATCGTTTCAATATTAGCCTTAATTTTATCACTTGTAGCCTTATTTAAACGTTATTTACCTAGAAATAAAGACAAATAA